A genome region from Brooklawnia propionicigenes includes the following:
- the dnaN gene encoding DNA polymerase III subunit beta, whose protein sequence is MKIRMERDVMAEAVAWAARSLPSRPSVPILAGLLIKADAKGVTMSSFDYETSAQVQVEAQVIDEGEALVSGKLLAEIARSLPNRPVDFTSDATRVELVCGSARFTLQLLPVSEYPQLPEMPTAAGVVDSDDFARAINQVVVAAGRDELLPVFTGVRLEIDNDVISLLATDRYRMALKELTWTPASSSAEGAALVPARVLSEAARSMSSGEQITVALSNAEAGEGLIGLEGSGSGGVRQLTTRLLGGEFPKVRHLMDIHPTVTVRCKTEEIIASVKRVSLVAERNSPLRMLIGDEQIALEAASGDQAQASEAVPAQVENVAGGELALTAAGFNPHYLADALNTIDSPYVHFSFTAAGKPCLVRGLDEIDGDPKGDYRHVIMLMRLPN, encoded by the coding sequence GTGAAGATTCGCATGGAACGCGATGTGATGGCCGAGGCGGTGGCCTGGGCGGCCCGCAGCCTGCCAAGCCGGCCGAGCGTCCCGATCCTGGCGGGTTTGCTGATCAAGGCGGACGCCAAGGGCGTCACCATGAGCAGCTTCGACTACGAGACCAGTGCGCAGGTGCAGGTCGAGGCTCAGGTCATCGACGAAGGCGAGGCGCTCGTCTCGGGCAAGCTGCTGGCCGAGATCGCCCGTAGCCTGCCGAACCGCCCGGTCGACTTCACCAGCGACGCCACCCGCGTCGAACTGGTCTGCGGCTCGGCTCGCTTCACGCTCCAACTGTTGCCAGTCTCCGAGTATCCCCAACTGCCCGAGATGCCGACCGCGGCCGGGGTGGTCGACTCCGACGACTTCGCCCGGGCGATCAATCAGGTCGTCGTAGCAGCCGGACGCGACGAACTGCTTCCGGTTTTCACCGGAGTGCGCCTGGAGATCGACAACGACGTGATCTCGCTGCTGGCCACCGACCGCTACCGGATGGCGCTGAAGGAGCTCACCTGGACCCCTGCCTCGAGTTCTGCCGAAGGTGCCGCTCTGGTTCCGGCCCGAGTGCTCAGCGAGGCCGCTCGGTCGATGTCCAGCGGTGAGCAGATCACCGTGGCGCTGTCCAACGCCGAGGCGGGAGAGGGTCTGATCGGTCTCGAAGGCTCGGGATCCGGCGGGGTGCGGCAGCTGACCACTCGTCTGCTGGGCGGCGAGTTCCCGAAGGTTCGCCATCTGATGGATATTCACCCGACCGTCACCGTGCGCTGCAAGACCGAAGAGATCATCGCCTCGGTCAAGCGCGTCTCGCTGGTGGCCGAGCGTAACTCCCCGCTGCGCATGCTGATCGGGGACGAGCAGATCGCCCTGGAAGCGGCCTCCGGTGACCAGGCGCAGGCCTCCGAGGCCGTCCCTGCACAGGTCGAGAACGTGGCCGGTGGTGAACTCGCGCTGACCGCAGCCGGGTTCAACCCGCATTACCTTGCCGACGCGCTCAACACCATCGACTCCCCCTACGTGCACTTCTCGTTCACCGCCGCCGGCAAGCCCTGTCTGGTGCGCGGACTCGACGAGATCGACGGTGATCCGAAGGGCGATTACCGGCACGTCATCATGCTGATGCGCCTGCCGAACTGA
- the recF gene encoding DNA replication/repair protein RecF (All proteins in this family for which functions are known are DNA-binding proteins that assist the filamentation of RecA onto DNA for the initiation of recombination or recombinational repair.), producing the protein MYVARLELHQFRNYAQADVSLTPGVTIFQGSNGQGKTNLVEAVEYLSRLGSHRVSSDGPLVQAGTEQAVIRAEVVAGLDDARRLLLELEINPGRANRARINRGALPRTHDLLGALRTVVFSPEDLSVVKGDPAARRGFLDDLVISRWPRMLGVKQDYEKVVKQRNSLLKSLATGRSDADAEFTLEIWDAQLISYGSELLAARLDTLADLVGPAQQAYAQIAPVNNLATASYRAGFALPADPAELAEAFRSALADRRREELARGLTLVGPHRDDLALTIGELPARGYASHGESWSLALALRLGAFELLRADGIEAVLILDDVFAELDATRRERLAVAARDAEQVLVTAAVGSDVPELLDGSRFEITAGQIATTAFSSHRTDDV; encoded by the coding sequence GTGTACGTCGCTCGTCTCGAGCTGCACCAGTTCCGCAATTACGCTCAGGCCGATGTGAGCCTGACTCCGGGAGTAACGATCTTCCAGGGCTCCAACGGCCAGGGTAAGACCAACCTCGTGGAGGCGGTCGAATACCTCTCGCGGCTCGGTTCGCATCGGGTGAGCAGCGACGGGCCACTCGTCCAGGCAGGCACCGAGCAGGCCGTCATTCGCGCCGAGGTGGTCGCCGGTCTGGACGACGCTCGCCGTCTGCTGCTCGAACTGGAGATCAATCCGGGGCGCGCCAATCGGGCCCGGATCAACCGGGGAGCTCTCCCCCGCACGCACGATCTGCTGGGTGCACTGCGCACTGTCGTCTTCTCGCCCGAGGATCTCAGCGTGGTCAAGGGGGATCCGGCCGCCCGCCGCGGTTTCCTCGACGATCTGGTGATCAGCCGGTGGCCGCGCATGCTCGGGGTCAAACAGGACTACGAGAAGGTCGTCAAACAGCGCAATTCGCTACTGAAATCGCTTGCCACCGGCCGTTCGGATGCCGACGCGGAGTTCACGCTGGAGATCTGGGACGCCCAGCTGATCAGCTATGGCAGCGAGCTGCTGGCGGCTCGGCTCGATACCCTGGCCGACCTGGTCGGACCCGCCCAGCAGGCCTATGCGCAGATCGCGCCGGTGAACAACCTCGCGACTGCGTCCTATCGGGCCGGATTCGCGCTGCCAGCCGATCCGGCCGAGCTCGCGGAGGCATTCCGCTCAGCGTTGGCCGACCGTCGTCGCGAAGAGTTGGCTCGTGGGCTCACCCTGGTCGGTCCGCACCGCGACGACCTCGCCCTGACGATCGGTGAGCTGCCAGCACGCGGGTACGCCTCGCACGGCGAGTCGTGGTCGCTGGCATTGGCGTTGCGGCTCGGGGCTTTCGAGCTGTTGCGCGCCGACGGCATTGAGGCGGTGCTGATACTGGATGATGTGTTCGCCGAACTGGATGCCACCCGCCGCGAGCGGCTGGCCGTGGCCGCCCGCGATGCCGAGCAGGTGCTGGTGACTGCCGCGGTCGGCTCGGATGTGCCCGAGCTGCTCGACGGCAGTCGCTTCGAGATCACTGCCGGCCAGATCGCAACCACAGCGTTCTCGAGCCACCGGACCGATGATGTCTGA
- the rpmH gene encoding 50S ribosomal protein L34, producing MSKRTYQPSNRRRSRTHGFRARMSTRAGRATISARRRKGRAELSA from the coding sequence TTGAGCAAGCGCACGTACCAGCCGAGCAATCGTCGGCGTTCCCGTACCCATGGCTTCCGCGCGCGTATGAGCACCCGGGCAGGACGAGCCACCATTTCTGCCCGTCGCCGTAAGGGCCGGGCCGAGCTTTCCGCCTGA
- the dnaA gene encoding chromosomal replication initiator protein DnaA has protein sequence MPNEHELTPTDETLAKAWRHVLDQADKNSRAWLKSSHPLTVHETIVLIAVPSEFARERLESRQRSEIEQALSDFFHRSMRMAVTVQPDLELDLQPPDPPAAPKVTPTELTRREAAPVVTSTAPAVERPDVDRLNPKYTFDNFVIGDSNRFAHAAAAAVAESPGKAYNPLLIYGDSGLGKTHLLHAIGHYVRDYFEDARVKYVSTEELTNDFINAISENRTTAFRRTYRDVDVLLIDDIQFLESKIQTQEEFFHTFNTLHNAQKQIVMTSDRHPKALEALEPRLRSRFEWGLITDVQPPDLETRIAILKRKAASERLLLPPEVLEFIGSRIQTNIRELEGALIRVTAFASLNRQDVDLNLTEVVLKDLIPTGPEAEVTASTIIQETAKYFGIGIDDLIGTSRTQTLVTARQIAMYLCRELTDLSLPKIGQEFGGKDHTTVMHADRKVRQLMRERRSVYNQVTELTNNIKQSGH, from the coding sequence GTGCCCAACGAGCATGAACTCACTCCAACCGATGAGACGCTGGCGAAGGCCTGGCGACACGTTCTGGATCAGGCCGACAAGAACTCCCGGGCCTGGCTGAAGAGTTCGCACCCGCTGACTGTGCACGAGACCATCGTCTTGATCGCCGTTCCTTCGGAGTTCGCCCGCGAACGACTCGAGAGTCGTCAGCGCAGCGAGATCGAACAGGCCCTGTCCGACTTCTTCCACCGCTCCATGCGGATGGCCGTCACAGTGCAACCCGACCTCGAGCTCGATCTGCAGCCGCCCGATCCGCCGGCCGCCCCGAAGGTCACTCCGACCGAGCTCACTCGTCGCGAGGCGGCTCCTGTCGTGACCAGCACCGCGCCGGCGGTGGAGCGTCCCGATGTCGACCGGCTCAATCCGAAGTACACCTTCGACAACTTCGTCATCGGAGACTCGAATCGTTTCGCGCACGCCGCCGCGGCGGCCGTCGCCGAGAGCCCCGGGAAGGCCTACAACCCGCTGTTGATCTACGGCGATTCCGGGCTGGGTAAGACGCACCTGCTGCACGCGATCGGTCACTACGTCCGCGACTATTTCGAAGACGCCCGAGTGAAGTACGTCAGCACCGAGGAACTGACCAACGACTTCATCAACGCAATCTCGGAGAACCGGACGACTGCCTTCCGCCGCACCTACCGTGATGTGGACGTGCTGTTGATCGACGACATCCAGTTCTTGGAGTCGAAGATCCAGACTCAGGAAGAGTTCTTCCACACCTTCAATACTCTGCACAACGCGCAGAAGCAGATCGTGATGACCTCCGATCGCCATCCCAAGGCGCTGGAGGCACTCGAGCCACGGCTCCGCAGCCGGTTCGAGTGGGGTCTCATCACCGATGTGCAACCACCCGACCTCGAGACCCGGATCGCCATTCTCAAACGGAAGGCGGCATCCGAGCGACTCCTCCTGCCCCCCGAAGTACTGGAGTTCATCGGTTCGCGAATCCAGACGAACATTCGTGAACTCGAAGGGGCCTTGATCCGGGTCACTGCATTCGCCTCGCTGAACCGCCAGGACGTCGACCTCAATCTCACCGAGGTCGTGCTCAAGGACCTCATTCCCACCGGTCCGGAAGCAGAAGTCACCGCGTCCACCATCATTCAGGAGACCGCTAAGTACTTCGGTATCGGTATCGACGATCTCATCGGCACATCCCGGACGCAGACGCTGGTCACCGCCCGGCAGATCGCGATGTACCTGTGCCGCGAGCTGACCGACCTCTCGCTGCCCAAGATTGGCCAGGAGTTCGGCGGCAAGGACCATACGACGGTCATGCATGCCGACCGCAAGGTCCGGCAGCTGATGCGTGAACGCCGCAGCGTCTACAACCAGGTCACCGAGTTGACCAACAACATCAAGCAGTCAGGTCACTGA
- the yidD gene encoding membrane protein insertion efficiency factor YidD — MKYLLIGFVLAWRKLISPLYGDVCKYYPSCSAYGLEALQLHGAVKGSWLIVRRIASCHPWAAGGFDPVPGSALEAEMAAHPEHFRGCDHAPNNCEVAT; from the coding sequence ATGAAGTATCTGCTGATCGGATTCGTGCTGGCGTGGCGCAAACTGATTTCGCCGCTGTACGGAGATGTGTGCAAGTACTACCCGAGCTGCTCCGCCTACGGGCTGGAGGCGTTGCAGCTACACGGTGCCGTCAAGGGCTCCTGGTTGATCGTGCGACGGATCGCCAGTTGTCACCCCTGGGCAGCAGGCGGATTCGATCCGGTGCCCGGTTCAGCTCTCGAGGCCGAGATGGCCGCGCACCCCGAGCATTTCCGGGGCTGCGATCACGCGCCCAACAATTGTGAGGTGGCGACCTGA
- the rnpA gene encoding ribonuclease P protein component, producing the protein MLPVAARMRASSEFDATVRGGVRAARPSVVVHARSVDDEQRRVGFVVSKKVGNAVTRNRVKRQLRHLVREHLDETPLGTRLVVRALPAAVASSTDLSHDLAGAWQSSLRKLERRR; encoded by the coding sequence GTGCTTCCGGTGGCCGCCCGGATGCGGGCGTCGAGCGAGTTCGATGCCACGGTCCGCGGTGGGGTGCGCGCGGCGCGTCCGAGTGTTGTGGTGCACGCACGTTCGGTCGACGACGAACAACGAAGAGTCGGATTCGTGGTCTCGAAGAAGGTGGGCAACGCCGTCACCCGCAATCGAGTGAAGCGGCAGTTGCGTCATTTGGTGCGCGAACATCTGGACGAGACACCGCTGGGAACGCGGTTGGTCGTGCGCGCGCTGCCGGCAGCAGTCGCGTCCTCCACAGATCTGTCGCACGACCTGGCGGGCGCGTGGCAGTCGAGCCTTCGCAAGTTGGAGCGGCGCCGATGA